The following coding sequences are from one Capsicum annuum cultivar UCD-10X-F1 chromosome 3, UCD10Xv1.1, whole genome shotgun sequence window:
- the LOC107865884 gene encoding glycosyltransferase BC10-like, whose protein sequence is MKMKNEQDQFTTTKLFSLSQTYLHNVVVYFIIFGSGLIIGISVSFFLEDIPNTIQNKLFFTLTQPPPPPPPTPILPPPPPPPQPQQQIPLVLNNETKILPRKIGLREYIKAPESCKHDMKDEELIWRASMVPRVRDFPFKRRPKIAFMFLTRGSLPLAPLWERFFEGHEGSYSIYVHSQPSFNATAPEGGPIFQGRRVPSKQVEWGKFNMVEAERRLLANALLDLSNERFVLLSESCIPLYNFTTIYNYIMNSANTFTESYDLLGPVGRGRYNKRMKPWVTLGQWRKGSQWFEVDREIAIDIISDQKYSNLFKRYCKPACYSDEHYLPTFVAMKYWWKNENRTLTWVDWAKGGPHPTKFIRPDVTEDLLNMMRNGTKCEYNGRPSKMCYMFARKFLPGTLDRLLRFAPKVMKFG, encoded by the exons ATGAAAATGAAGAATGAACAAGATCAATTCACTACTACAAAACTATTTAGTCTTTCTCAAACGTACCTTCATAATGTTGTtgtctattttattatctttggGTCTGGTCTAATAATTGGTATATCAGTAAGTTTTTTCCTCGAAGATATTCCTAACACTAtacaaaacaaattatttttcacCCTAACCcaaccacccccacccccacctcctACACCAATActcccaccaccaccaccaccgccaCAACCTCAACAACAAATACCTTTAGTCTTAAACAATGAGACCAAAATTTTACCTAGGAAAATAGGGTTAAGAGAGTATATCAAAGCACCAGaatcatgtaaacatgatatgAAAGATGAAGAGTTGATTTGGAGGGCTTCGATGGTGCCACGTGTAAGGGATTTTCCATTTAAGAGAAGGCCAAAAATTGCTTTTATGTTTCTTACAAGAGGAAGTTTGCCATTGGCTCCATTATGGGAAAGATTTTTTGAAGGACATGAAGGGTCTTATTCTATTTATGTTCATTCTCAGCCATCTTTTAATGCTACTGCTCCAGAAGGAGGACCTATTTTTCAGGGCAGAAGAGTTCCAAGTAAG CAAGTAGAATGGGGAAAATTTAACATGGTAGAAGCGGAACGACGATTACTAGCGAACGCTTTACTAGACTTATCAAACGAGCGCTTTGTGCTCCTTTCGGAATCATGCATTCCTCTATACAACTTCACAACCATCTACAACTACATCATGAACTCTGCGAATACCTTCACGGAGTCTTACGACTTATTGGGGCCGGTGGGACGCGGGCGTTACAACAAGAGAATGAAGCCATGGGTCACCCTCGGCCAATGGCGAAAAGGGTCCCAATGGTTCGAGGTTGATCGCGAGATCGCCATCGACATAATATCGGATCAAAAATATTCTAATTTGTTCAAGAGATATTGCAAGCCTGCATGTTACTCGGACGAGCATTATTTGCCAACATTTGTGGCAATGAAATATTGgtggaaaaatgaaaatagaacaTTGACATGGGTTGATTGGGCCAAAGGTGGACCTCATCCAACAAAGTTTATTAGGCCAGATGTGACAGAAGATTTGCTTAATATGATGAGAAATGGGACCAAATGTGAGTATAATGGTAGGCCTAGTAAAATGTGTTACATGTTTGCTAGGAAGTTTTTGCCTGGCACTTTGGATAGGCTTTTGAGGTTTGCTCCTAAAGTGATGAAATTCGGCTGA
- the LOC124896918 gene encoding AP-3 complex subunit delta-like, producing the protein MTKIPHCQKGEEIENQLVDIVMRVKDARPQLVRVGRDLLIDPALLGNPFVRRILSAAAWVSGEYVRFSKIPSELVEAVLQPRTSLLPSSIKAVYIQSAFKVLTFCVHYCISTKGVISSASQGVEDLMHGRVQENPQFVGIEPVAECDTDDGGLNPRMLHRHVRDVSVESLRICPLSGSHDVEILERSRNVLGLVELIREELLGYLVKREEDNDKGQRKTHEMIKLIAEAFSEELGPVSASSQERVPVPEGMVLNQNLADLDAICGDLGLHIPTSFSLGRSISSEKVDSQKKEMVYDDYPPANDLKTGNNADDEADDLVKLTEQSLFPKKKENQANQAKPRPVVVSVVKRDDGNGPFIPAKKVESNDDLISGAVLRRSKRHSRGKEKKHRSTAKDRDEHEEGDKQKLLIVLAIGEVVFLHLV; encoded by the exons ATGACGAAAATTCCACACTGTCAGAAGGGGGAGGAAATAGAGAACCAGCTTGTGGATATAGTTATGAGAGTCAAAGATGCAAGACCACAACTTGTTCGAGTTGGGCGTGATTTGCTAATTGATCCTGCATTGCTCGGCAATCCTTTCGTGCGCAGGATTTTGTCAGCAGCTGCTTGGGTGTCAGGGGAGTATGTTCGATTTTCAAAAATTCCATCAGAACTTGTGGAAGCAGTGCTGCAACCAAGAACCAGTTTATTGCCGTCATCAATAAAAGCTGTATATATCCAGTctgcattcaaagtacttaccTTTTGTGTGCATTATTGTATTTCTACCAAGGGAGTTatttcttcagcttcccaaggaGTGGAAGATCTGATGCATGGAAGAGTACAGGAGAATCCTCAGTTTGTAGGAATTGAACCAGTTGCTGAATGTGACACAGATGATGGGGGGTTGAATCCCAGGATGTTACATCGACATGTTAGGGATGTTTCAGTAGAGAGTTTGAGGATAT GTCCACTATCAGGAAGCCATGACGTGGAGATACTGGAGAGGTCAAGAAATGTCCTTGGTTTGGTTGAACTGATTAGAGAAGAATTACTTGGTTACTTGGTGAAAAGGGAAGAAGATAATGACAAGGGACaaaggaagactcatgaaatgaTCAAACTAATTGCTGAAGCCTTTTCAGAAGAGCTTGGTCCAGTTTCAGCCAGTTCTCAGGAAAGGGTACCTGTGCCTGAAGGAATGGTGCTTAATCAAAATCTGGCTGATCTGGATGCCATATGTGGTGACCTTGGGTTGCATATACCTACTTCTTTCTCCCTTGGAAGATCAATTTCCTCTGAAAAAGTTGAT TCACAGAAAAAGGAGATGGTATATGATGACTACCCACCTGCTAATGACCTTAAGACTGGAAATAATGCTGATGATGAGGCTGATGATCTGGTTAAGCTGACGGAACAATCTCTCTTCCCTAAGAAAAAAGAGAACCAAGCGAACCAAGCGAAGCCTAGGCCAGTAGTAGTTTCAGTAGTGAAACGGGACGATGGAAATGGACCTTTTATACCTGCCAAAAAGGTTGAGTCAAATGATGACCTAATCTCTGGTGCTGT ttTGAGAAGAAGCAAACGCCATTCTCGTGGTAAGGAGAAGAAACATAGAAGTACTGCAAAAGATAGAGATGAACATGAAGAGGGAGATAAACAGAAG ttACTCATTGTACTTGCAATTGGTGAAGTGGTTTTTCTCCATCTTGTCTGA